From the Macaca nemestrina isolate mMacNem1 chromosome 7, mMacNem.hap1, whole genome shotgun sequence genome, one window contains:
- the LOC105499593 gene encoding junctophilin-4 → MSPGGKFDFDDGGCYVGGWEAGRAHGYGVCTGPGAQGEYSGCWAHGFESLGVFTGPGGHSYQGHWQQGKREGLGVERKSRWTYRGEWLGGLKGRSGVWESVSGLRYAGLWKDGFQDGYGTETYSDGGTYQGQWQAGKRHGYGVRQSVPYHQAALLRSPRRTSLDSGHSDPPTPPPPLPLPGDEGGSPASGSRGGFVLAGPGDADGASSRKRTPATGGFFRRSLLLSGLRAGGRRSSLGSKRGSLRSEVSSEVGSTGPPGSEASGPPAAAPPALIEGSATEVYAGEWRADRRSGFGVSQRSNGLRYEGEWLGNRRHGYGRTTRPDGSREEGKYKRNRLVHGGRVRSLLPLALRRGKVKEKVDRAVEGARRAVSAARQRQEVAAARAADALLKAVAASSVAEKAVEAARMAKLIAQDLQPMLEAPGRRPRQDSEGSDTEPLDEDSPGVYENGLTPSEGSPELPSSPASSRQPWRPPACRSPLPPGGDQGPFSSPKAWPEEWGGPGAQAEELAGYEAEDEAGMQGPGPRDGSPLLGGCSDSSGSLREEEGEDEEPLPLLRAPAGTEPEPIAMLVLRGSSSRGPDAGCLTEELGEPAATERPAQPGAANPLVVGAVALLDLSLAFLFSQLLT, encoded by the exons ATGTCCCCCGGGGGCAAGTTCGACTTTGACGACGGGGGCTGCTACGTGGGGGGCTGGGAGGCGGGGCGGGCACATGGCTACGGCGTGTGCACGGGCCCCGGCGCCCAGGGCGAGTACAGCGGCTGCTGGGCACACGGCTTCGAGTCACTGGGCGTCTTCACGGGGCCCGGTGGACACAGCTACCAGGGCCACTGGCAGCAAGGCAAGCGCGAAGGGCTGGGCGTGGAGCGCAAGAGCCGCTGGACGTACCGCGGCGAGTGGCTGGGCGGGCTGAAGGGGCGCAGCGGCGTGTGGGAAAGCGTGTCCGGCCTGCGCTACGCCGGGCTCTGGAAGGACGGTTTCCAGGACGGCTACGGCACCGAGACCTACTCCGACGGAG GCACCTACCAGGGCCAGTGGCAGGCCGGGAAGCGCCACGGCTACGGGGTGCGCCAGAGTGTGCCCTACCATCAGGCGGCGCTGCTGCGCTCACCCCGCCGCACCTCCCTGGATTCCGGCCACAGCGACCCCCCGacgccacccccacccctgcccctgccgGGCGACGAGGGAGGCAGCCCCGCCTCGGGCTCCCGGGGCGGCTTCGTGCTGGCCGGGCCCGGGGACGCCGACGGCGCGTCCTCCCGAAAGCGCACTCCGGCGACCGGCGGATTCTTTCGTCGCTCGCTGCTGCTCAGTGGCCTCCGAGCGGGCGGACGTCGCAGCTCCCTGGGCAGCAAGCGAGGCTCCCTGCGCAGCGAGGTGAGCAGCGAGGTGGGCAGCACCGGACCGCCCGGCTCGGAGGCCAGCGGGCCCCCGGCCGCAGCACCGCCCGCCCTCATCGAGGGCTCGGCCACAGAAGTGTACGCGGGCGAGTGGCGCGCAGACCGGCGCAGCGGCTTCGGCGTGAGCCAGCGCTCCAACGGGCTGCGCTACGAGGGCGAGTGGCTGGGCAACCGGCGGCACGGCTACGGACGCACCACCCGCCCCGACGGCTCCCGCGAGGAGGGCAAGTACAAGCGCAACCGGCTGGTGCACGGAGGGCGCGTCCGCAGCCTCCTGCCTCTGGCCCTTCGGCGGGGCAAAGTTAAGGAGAAGGTGGACAGGGCTGTCGAGGGCGCCCGTCGAGCCGTGAGCGCTGCCCGTCAGCGCCAGGAGGTCGCCGCTGCCAG GGCAGCAGACGCCCTCCTAAAGGCAGTGGCAGCCAGCAGTGTCGCTGAGAAGGCTGTGGAGGCAGCTCGAATGGCCAAACTGATAGCCCAGGACCTGCAGCCCATGCTAGAGGCCCCAG GCCGCAGACCCAGGCAGGACTCAGAAGGTTCCGACACGGAGCCCCTGGATGAGGACAGCCCTGGGGTGTATGAGAACGGACTGACTCCCTCAGAGGGATCCCCTGAACTGCCCAGCAGTCCTGCCTCCTCCCGCCAACCCTGGCGACCCCCTGCCTGCCGGAGCCCACTGCCTCCTGGAGGGGACCAGGGTCCCTTCTCCAGCCCCAAAGCTTGGCCTGAGGAGTGGGGGGGGCCAGGCGCACAGGCAGAGGAACTAGCTGGCTATGAGGCTGAGGATGAGGCTGGGATGCAAGGGCCGGGGCCCAGAGATGGTTCCCCACTCCTTGGAGGCTGCAGCGACAGTTCAGGAAGTCTtcgagaggaggagggggaggatgaAGAGCCCCTGCCCCTGCTGAGGGCCCCAGCAGGCACGGAGCCTGAGCCCATCGCTATGCTGGTCCTGAGGGGCTCGTCCTCGAGGGGTCCTGATGCTGGGTGCCTGACAGAAGAACTCGGGGAGCCTGCTGCAACCGAGAGGCCTGCCCAGCCG GGAGCTGCCAACCCCCTGGTGGTGGGAGCCGTGGCCCTCCTGGACCTCAGCCTGGCGTTCCTGTTCTCCCAGCTCCTCACCTGA